The following are encoded together in the Streptomyces rapamycinicus NRRL 5491 genome:
- a CDS encoding M14 family metallopeptidase, whose protein sequence is MFSRSPLIRSATCGAIGALLTGSFLSAPARAEQRPPRTGFETSHGARWTTQAEEADFLAAVDKAAPRVAVDRIGATAQGRPLRLVRIGAPAASADPARAARGNVLLLICSQHGDEPSGREACLSTVRDLAYAKDGRTRRFLERTQVLVVPTANPDGRAADTRGNSDGVDINRDHIALSTAESRAMAGVIRDWRPDTVYDLHEYGATEPYYVKDLLALWPRNLNTQDPVHREARTLSDAYVRPSVEAAGHTTGVYGIWTDPETGEPVKQVAGDGQERILRNTAGVKHAVGLLAETRVDPLTDAEKADPALNNRRRVGSHLAALNGTFDFITQRRARIEAATTAARLAGYADRGPVYLGGADNEPPEEDTVLQDPPCGYRLDAESYGEVRDELALHGVTARPAKRDGSAFVPLRQSARALVPLLLDGRAAYHLTEGRPVDAC, encoded by the coding sequence GTGTTCTCGCGGTCACCCCTCATCCGCAGCGCCACTTGCGGCGCGATCGGTGCGCTGCTGACCGGGTCGTTCCTCAGCGCGCCCGCGCGGGCCGAACAGCGCCCGCCGCGTACGGGGTTCGAGACCAGCCATGGCGCACGGTGGACCACCCAGGCCGAGGAGGCGGACTTCCTCGCGGCCGTCGACAAGGCCGCACCGCGCGTCGCCGTCGACCGGATCGGTGCCACCGCGCAGGGGCGGCCGCTGCGGCTGGTCCGGATCGGCGCACCGGCCGCGTCCGCCGATCCGGCCCGGGCGGCGCGCGGCAACGTCCTGCTGCTGATCTGCTCCCAGCACGGCGACGAGCCCTCCGGCCGCGAGGCGTGTCTGTCCACCGTCCGCGACCTCGCCTACGCCAAGGACGGCCGGACACGGCGCTTCCTGGAGCGCACCCAGGTGCTCGTCGTCCCGACCGCCAACCCCGACGGCCGCGCCGCCGACACCCGCGGCAACTCCGACGGCGTGGACATCAACCGCGACCACATCGCGCTCTCCACCGCAGAGTCCCGCGCGATGGCGGGCGTCATCCGCGACTGGCGCCCGGACACCGTCTACGACCTGCACGAATACGGGGCGACCGAACCGTACTACGTGAAGGACCTGCTGGCGCTGTGGCCGCGCAACCTCAACACCCAGGACCCGGTGCACCGCGAGGCGCGGACCCTGTCGGACGCCTATGTGCGCCCCAGCGTCGAGGCCGCGGGCCACACCACCGGCGTCTACGGCATCTGGACCGACCCCGAGACCGGTGAGCCGGTCAAGCAGGTGGCGGGCGACGGCCAGGAGCGGATCCTGCGCAACACCGCGGGCGTCAAGCACGCCGTCGGGCTGCTGGCCGAGACCCGCGTCGACCCGCTCACCGACGCCGAGAAGGCCGACCCCGCCCTCAACAACCGCCGCCGGGTGGGCTCCCATCTGGCGGCCCTGAACGGCACCTTCGACTTCATCACCCAGCGGCGCGCCCGGATCGAGGCGGCCACGACGGCGGCGCGGCTGGCCGGATACGCCGACCGGGGCCCGGTCTACCTCGGCGGCGCCGACAACGAACCGCCGGAGGAGGACACGGTCCTCCAGGATCCGCCGTGCGGCTACCGGCTGGACGCCGAGAGTTACGGCGAGGTACGGGACGAACTGGCCCTGCACGGGGTGACGGCGCGGCCCGCCAAGCGAGACGGAAGCGCCTTCGTACCGCTGCGCCAGTCGGCCCGCGCGCTGGTGCCGCTGCTGCTGGACGGGCGCGCCGCATACCACCTCACCGAGGGGCGGCCGGTGGACGCGTGCTGA